Proteins encoded by one window of Chondromyces crocatus:
- a CDS encoding alpha/beta fold hydrolase has product MKPINERASHFESVHERKECAVGSHRWRYFVGKGSGDAVLLLTGGTRLGLGWLDLATALAPDHRTIVVDYPHTVGSFDVLAEGVLAILNAERISWVNVVGQSAGGMLAEILSRRDPQRTKSMVVSGSGLYSPEDMSRLEERRASIEGMNEEQFREATLGSLRTTWKDSADGEFWIAQIEATLRDGTGREGALNMFAAMIDLARRLPDLQRQPAWQGPLLVLKASDDPLITEAHTQHLVDLHPGCELRSFPTGGHSLLLTRPEEYIEAVRSFLSQVHQGH; this is encoded by the coding sequence ATGAAGCCGATCAACGAGCGGGCAAGCCACTTCGAGAGTGTCCACGAGCGCAAGGAGTGCGCTGTGGGGTCGCACAGGTGGCGCTACTTCGTCGGGAAGGGGTCGGGGGACGCTGTGCTGCTCTTGACCGGGGGGACCCGCCTGGGCCTCGGCTGGCTCGATCTGGCGACGGCGCTGGCGCCCGACCACCGGACCATCGTCGTCGATTATCCCCATACCGTCGGCTCGTTCGACGTGCTCGCCGAGGGGGTGCTCGCAATCCTCAACGCCGAGCGCATCTCCTGGGTCAACGTGGTCGGGCAGTCCGCGGGAGGGATGCTCGCCGAGATCCTGTCGCGGCGTGATCCCCAGCGAACGAAGTCGATGGTCGTCTCGGGCAGCGGCCTCTACAGCCCCGAGGACATGTCGCGGCTCGAGGAGCGGCGGGCGTCGATCGAAGGGATGAACGAGGAGCAGTTCCGCGAGGCGACGCTGGGGTCTCTCCGGACGACGTGGAAAGACAGCGCCGATGGGGAGTTCTGGATCGCGCAGATCGAGGCGACGTTGCGCGACGGGACGGGACGCGAAGGCGCTCTGAACATGTTCGCGGCCATGATCGACCTGGCGCGGCGGCTGCCGGATCTCCAGCGGCAACCCGCCTGGCAAGGCCCCCTCCTGGTGCTCAAGGCGAGCGATGATCCGCTCATCACGGAGGCGCACACGCAGCATCTCGTCGATCTGCATCCAGGGTGTGAGCTGCGCTCGTTCCCCACCGGAGGCCACTCGCTGCTCCTGACCAGGCCGGAGGAGTACATCGAGGCGGTCCGGAGCTTCCTCTCCCAGGTGCACCAAGGCCACTGA
- a CDS encoding 3'-5' exonuclease encodes MAKRLDHILVVDLESTCWQGAPPRGEEGEIIEIGVCLVDVTTWERRDKRSILVRPERSRVSDFCTSLTTLTQAQVDTGCSFAEACAVLRKELKSEDRLWASYGDYDRRMVERQCSARGLRYPFGPSHLNVKSLLAVSLGLQREVGLDEALRLIGLPLEGTHHRGHDDAWNIAAVLGATLGAARKGLPV; translated from the coding sequence ATGGCGAAGCGTCTCGATCACATCCTCGTCGTCGATCTCGAGTCCACGTGCTGGCAGGGAGCACCACCCCGAGGCGAAGAGGGCGAGATCATCGAGATCGGCGTCTGTCTCGTCGACGTGACGACATGGGAGCGCCGTGACAAGCGCTCGATCCTGGTCCGGCCGGAGCGTTCCAGGGTGAGCGACTTCTGTACGTCGCTGACCACCCTCACCCAGGCGCAGGTCGACACCGGGTGCTCGTTCGCCGAGGCGTGCGCTGTCCTGCGCAAGGAGCTGAAGAGCGAGGACCGGCTTTGGGCGAGCTACGGGGACTACGATCGGCGCATGGTCGAGCGGCAGTGCAGCGCCCGCGGGCTCCGCTATCCGTTCGGGCCGAGCCACCTGAACGTGAAGTCGCTGCTCGCAGTGAGCCTCGGTCTGCAGCGGGAGGTGGGGCTCGACGAGGCGCTGCGCCTGATCGGGTTGCCGCTCGAGGGGACCCATCACCGGGGGCACGACGATGCCTGGAACATCGCTGCCGTGCTCGGCGCGACGCTCGGCGCAGCGCGCAAGGGTCTCCCCGTATAG
- a CDS encoding M48 family metalloprotease, with protein MGALTLTLVFAAGCQEQRSSRSQYPGYYGGQQGYPQQGYPQQGYPQQGYPQQGGPQQPQAGWPAPQPSSGPPPTVPQVPPAGLPVSNDPLNDINFDWMRNEAGSVMGHLVGALSSANQAKVNGIPFFSDATPGEVNAFAGCDDQGLPFMAVTDGLLEMQAQMAQLKATDEVFGTRKLDEYMRLLAQNQRQGQPLVRPPAGFIDPTQHTDSRKVTRQHQIYDEQLAFVLGHELAHHYLGHTGCANGQGGSRGVNPADLGRMLRRVAPVFNQPNEIACDVAGVNNLLSAGAKQQSYRWTEGGALLTLQFFASLDQLTPAHVVFAFELSHPHPSLRLPIVQQTANTWRLTGGASGGGFSFPNIFGQ; from the coding sequence TTGGGTGCTCTGACCCTGACCCTGGTGTTCGCGGCTGGCTGCCAGGAGCAGAGGTCGAGCCGATCGCAGTACCCCGGCTATTACGGGGGCCAGCAAGGCTACCCGCAGCAGGGTTACCCGCAGCAAGGCTACCCGCAGCAAGGCTACCCGCAGCAAGGGGGCCCGCAGCAACCTCAAGCAGGCTGGCCTGCCCCGCAGCCGTCCTCGGGGCCGCCGCCCACGGTGCCGCAGGTTCCTCCTGCGGGCTTGCCGGTCTCCAACGACCCGCTCAACGACATCAACTTCGACTGGATGCGCAACGAGGCCGGGTCGGTGATGGGCCACCTCGTCGGCGCGCTCTCCTCGGCCAACCAGGCCAAGGTGAATGGCATCCCCTTCTTCTCCGACGCAACCCCGGGCGAGGTGAACGCCTTCGCCGGCTGCGACGATCAGGGCCTGCCCTTCATGGCGGTCACCGACGGCCTGCTGGAGATGCAGGCGCAGATGGCCCAGCTCAAGGCCACCGACGAGGTGTTCGGTACCCGCAAGCTCGACGAGTACATGCGTCTGCTCGCGCAGAACCAGCGCCAGGGTCAGCCGCTGGTCAGACCCCCGGCGGGCTTCATCGATCCCACCCAGCACACCGACAGCCGCAAGGTGACGCGGCAGCACCAGATCTACGACGAGCAGCTCGCCTTCGTCCTCGGCCACGAACTGGCGCACCACTACCTCGGCCACACCGGCTGCGCCAACGGACAGGGCGGCAGCCGCGGCGTGAACCCCGCCGATCTCGGGCGCATGCTCCGCCGCGTGGCCCCCGTCTTCAACCAGCCCAACGAGATCGCTTGCGACGTGGCCGGCGTGAACAACCTGCTGTCCGCCGGCGCGAAGCAGCAGTCCTACCGCTGGACCGAGGGTGGCGCGCTGCTCACCCTCCAGTTCTTCGCCTCCCTCGACCAGCTGACCCCGGCGCACGTGGTGTTCGCCTTCGAACTGAGCCACCCGCACCCCTCCTTGCGGCTGCCCATCGTCCAGCAGACGGCGAACACCTGGAGACTGACGGGTGGCGCCTCGGGCGGCGGCTTCTCCTTCCCCAACATCTTCGGTCAGTAG